Within the Methanobacterium sp. BRmetb2 genome, the region GATGACTGCAGATGGTAAAGTTAAATCCATTGGCCGGCATGGTATAAGTGGTGAGAAGGCAAGTGTTCTTGCTAGAGCTTCTTTTGAAGAAACTGGAAAACACCTTTTAAGGGCCAGTATTCGTGGTGAAATTGATCATCTTACTGGAATAATTGAGAATATTATAATAGGACAACCAATACCACTGGGAACAGGTTCAGTTGGTGTCGTCATGAAACAAAAAAAATAGGAGGCAGTAGATGGACGTAGATAGAGGAATAAGAGTTGCTGTTGATACAGGAAATGTCACATTAGGATCAGATAAATCAATTCAGGAATTAAAACTAGGTAAAGGAAAACTGGTGATAATCGCTGAAAACAGCCCTGAAGATATTAAAGAAGATGTAATTTATTATTCTAATTTATCAGATATTTCTGTTTATAAATATGAGGGTACAAGTGTAGAACTAGGATCAGTATGTGGTAAACCATTCTCGGTGGCCACCCTTATTATAAAAGATCCTGGTGACTCAAACATATTAGAAGTAATGGGGTAATTTCTGTGACTATAAAATTTTCAACCAATGAAATAAGATACATAGCTCTCTTTGAAAGTATGACTGGAGCTATGGTAAAAGACTGTATAATAGATGATTCAAATGGAAAATTAACGTTCCTTGTAAAAAATGGCGATATGGGACTGGCAATAGGTAAAAGAGGAAGTACTGTTACTAAAGTCCAGAAAACCGTTGATAAGGGCGTTGAAGTCATAGAACATTCTGAAGATCCAGTGGAATTTATTAGCAATTTAATGGCCCCTGCAAAAGTCAGGAGTATCCGAATACTTCAAAAAGAAAATGGGGAAAAAATCGCAACTGTTGAAACAGATGCTAGAAATAAAAGAACTGCCATTGGAAAAGGTGGACAAAACATTGAAAGAGCAAGAGTTTTGGCCAAAAGGCAGCATAACATAAACAACATTGTGATAAAGTAATTATATTTATGAAATAAAGTAGATATTCACAATACTATTGTTAAAGATAATCACGATTTTAATGAGGAGGAGTTTCATTGCCAGGATTATTCGCAGCTAAAAAGCTTAAAAAGAACAGACAAAATTTTAGATGGAAAGATACACAATATAAAAGGAAATTATTAAGATTAGATGTTAAAGCTGATCCATTAGAAGGCGCACCTCAAGCTAGAGGAATTGTAATAGAAAAAGTAGGTATAGAAGCAAAACAGCCTAACTCAGCTATAAGAAAGTGTGTAAGGGTTCAGCTCATAAAAAATGGGAAACAATTAACTGCCTTTGCCCCTGGAGACGGGGCTATAGGATTTATAGATGAGCACGACGAGGTTATGATTGAAGGTATAGGTGGACCTTCTGGTAGGTCCATGGGTGATATTCCAGGAGTAAGATGGAAGGTAACCAAAGTTAACAATGTAGCCTTAGAAGAAATGGTTAAGGGCAAAATAGAAAAACCAGTGAGGTAATTTTTATGACTCAGGTATTTGATAAATGGGATTTAGAAGAGGTGAAAGTAGAGGACTTGGGCCTGGTAAATTATATTTGCTTAGACGAAATATTAGTTCCACACACCTTAGGAAGACATGTTAAAAGACAGTTTGCCAAATCCAGAGTTTCAATCGTGGAAAGACTGATGAATAAGGTTATGAAAACCCAGCGAAACTCCGGAAAGAAGAACAAAGCATACAATATGGTAAAAGGAGCCTTTGAAATCATTAACAAACGCTCAAAACAAAATCCAGTTCAGATACTGGTAAAAGCCGTGGAGAATACTGCTCCCCGAGAAGAGACCACCCGTATCAAATACGGTGGTATAGGATACCAGGTAGCAGTGGACATTGCGCCTCAGCGAAGAGTGGACCTGGCTTTAGGTTTCATTACCCGAGGTTCCATGCAGTCATCATTTAAAAGTAAAAGATCTGTAGAGGAAGCGTTGGCTGATGAATTATTATTAGCATCAGAATCTGATACTAGAAGCTTTGCTATTCAGAAAAAAGAAGAAAAAGAGAGAATTGCAAGATCTGCCCACTAATATTATAGGGATTTAAGTATTATTAGGTGATTATGGTGAGTAGACGAAATAAAATGATTAATAAGATTAAAGAATTGATGTACGATCCCAAACACATACGGAACATTGGGATAGTAGCACATATAGATCACGGAAAAACAACCCTTTCTGATAACCTACTTGCAGGTGCAGGTATGATATCATCGGAACTTGCAGGAGACCAGTTATACCTTGACTTTGACGAACAAGAACAAGCAAGAGGTATAACTATTGATGCTGCAAACGTATCCATGGTCCACCAATACAAGGATCATGAATACCTCATAAATTTAATAGATACACCCGGACACGTTGATTTTGGTGGAGACGTAACCCGTGCCATGAGAGCCGTAGACGGTGCAGTGGTAGTTGTATGTGCTGTAGAAGGGATCATGCCCCAAACAGAAACTGTACTAAGACAGGCTCTAAAAGAGAACGTTAAACCAGTATTATTTATAAACAAAGTAGATCGTCTTATAAATGAACTTAAACTGGATGCAAATGAACTACAACAAAGGTTCATTAAGATTATAGCCAGTGCAAACAAGTTAATCAAATCAATGGCGCCAGAAGAGTTCAAAGAGGACTGGTTATCTAAAGTTGAAGATGGTAGTGTGGCCTTTGGTTCAGCCTATCACAACTGGGCTATAAACGTTCCTATCATGCAGAAATCAGGAATAACCTTCACAGACATTTATGATTATTGTAAAGAAGAAAATCAAAAAGAATTAGCTGAAAAAGTTCCATTACACGAAGTTTTACTGGGAATGGTTGTAGAACATCTTCCAAGTCCAGATATTGCCCAAAAATACAGGGTACCCAACATATGGGCAGGAGACATTGAAAGTGAAGAAGGTCAAACCATGATAAACACCAGCCCAGATGGACCCTTAGCAGTAATGGTTACTGATGTAAGTATAGACAAACACGCTGGAGAAATAGCAACTGGACGTGTTTACGGTGGAACCATAGAAAAAGGTAGTGAAATATTCTTCGTAGGCTCCATGGGAAAAGCTCGAGCACAGCAAGTCGGAGTATATATGGGTCCCGAACGGGTAAATACTGACAAAGTTCCTGCTGGAAACATTGTAGCTATAACTGGTGCTAAAAATGCCGTTGCCGGTGAAACCATTACCAATTACGGGAATAAAATAGAGGCATTTGAAGGATTAGAACACATATCAGAACCAGTGGTTACTGTTGCAGTTGAGGCTAAAAATACCAAAGATCTTCCAAAACTCATAGAAGTTTTAAGACAGGTCGGTAAAGAAGACCCGACCGTAAGAGTAGAAATAAACGAAGAAACTGGTGAACACTTAATATCTGGTATGGGTGAACTCCACTTAGAGATTATCGCATACAGAATTAATGAGAAAGGTGTAGAAATAGAAACATCAGCACCAATCGTAGTATACCGGGAGACCATAGCCGGAACCGCCGGTCCAGTGGAAGGAAAATCTCCTAACAAACACAACCGTTTCTACATAGAAATCGAACCACTAGAAGATAAAGTATTCCAGGCTATACAAAACGGAGACATTAAAGAAGGCCGAGTTAAAGGAAAAGAACTGGCAAACACCTTCATCGAATACGGTCTGGAGAAGGATGAAGCCCGTAGAGTATGGGATGTTTACCGCCGATGTCTATTCTTGAATATGACCCGTGGTATCCAGTACCTGGATGAAATAAAGGAACTTCTGATGGAAGGATTTGAAAGTGCGATGGATGACGGTCCAATTGCGCGGGAAAAGGTTATGGGCGTTAAAATAAAATTAATGGATGCCAAGATTCACGAAGACGCTGTTCACAGAGGTCCTGCGCAAGTTTTACCAGCAATCAGGAAAGCATTATATGGTGCTATCATGATGGCCAACCCAACTTTACTGGAGCCAATACAAAAAGTATTTATAAACACACCGCAAGATTATATGGGTGCAGCAACCAGAGAGATACAAAACAGGAGAGGCCAAATAGCAAACATGGAACAAGAAGCAGACATGGTTACAGTGGAATCAAAAGTACCTGTTGCTGAAATGTTTGGATTTGCAGGAGACATAAGATCTGCTGCTGAAGGTAGATGTTTATGGTCTACTGAAAACGCAGGCTTTGAAAGACTTCCTGGAGAACTCCAGAAAAAGATAATACGAGAAATTCGTGACAGAAAAGGATTAAGTCCTGAACCATACGGGCCAGATCACTACATAGGATAATCCCATAATCTAATCAAATAGATATGATCAAAACCCGTCTATCTTATAAATAGATATTTAAATAATCAAGTCAAATACTAAAAGAAGTTAGACTAAAAACTAGTCAATTATAGATTTAGACTAATAAATCAAAAAAAAATGCTAAACACTAAATGGAGGTATATTTAATGGCAAAACAAAAAGAACATATGAATTTAGCGTTTATTGGACACGTAGACCACGGTAAATCCACACTTGTTGGACACTTGCTCTTACAATCTGGAGCAATCGCTGAACAACAACTTTCAGACGGAGAAGACAAGTTTAGATTTGTCATGGATAAATTGACAGAAGAAAGAGAAAGAGGGGTAACTATCGACCTTGCACACGCAAGATTCGACACTCCTAAATACGAATTCACTATTGTGGACTGTCCAGGCCACAGAGATTTCGTTAAAAACATGATTACCGGTGCATCACAAGCAGATGCAGCAGTACTGGTAGTTGCAATAGACGATGGTGTAATGCCACAAACCAAGGAACATGCTTTCCTTGCAAGAACCCTGGGTATCAACCAGTTAATCATTGCAATAAACAAGATGGACCTTGCAAAATACGACGAAGCAAAATTCAACGCACTTAAAGACGAAGTATCTGAACTCATAAAAACAGTAGCATACAAACCATCAGACATCGAATTCATACCACTATCTGCATTCGAAGGTGACAACATCACCAAACCAAGTGAAAACACACCATGGTACAAAGGACCTTCTCTCGTAGAAGCTTTAGACCAATTTGCAGCACCAGAAAAACCAACTGACCTACCACTAAGAGTACCCATCCAGGATGTTTACTCCATCACTGGTGTAGGTACCGTACCAGTAGGAAGAGTAGAAACTGGTGTAATGAACAAAGGTGACAACGTCATATTCGAACCAGCTGGAAAAGCTGGAGAAGTTAAATCCATCGAGATGCACCACGAAATGCTAGAAAAAGCAGAACCTGGTGACAACGTAGGATTCAATGTAAGAGGTGTAGGTAAAAACGACATCAGAAGAGGAGACGTTGCAGGGCACACCGACAACGCACCAACCGTTGCTAAAGAATTCACAGCACAAATTGTGGTATTGCAGCACCCTGGTGTTATCACCGTAGGTTACACGCCTGTATTCCACTGTCACACTGCTCAGGTTGCATGTACTTTCCTAGAACTGCAGAAAAAGTTAGACCCAGCCACTGGTCAGGTTAAAGAAGAAAACCCAGACTTCCTCAAAACCGGGGACGCTGCGTTTGTAAAGGTCAAACCTACCAAGCCAATGGTTATTGAAAATGTTAAAGAAATCCCTCATATGGGAAGATTCGCTATAAGGGACATGGGCCAAACCGTGGCTGCTGGAATGTGTATCGATCTGGTACCAGCAAAATAGGAAAATAAAAATATTTTCCCCCTTCCTTTTATTTTTATTGGAGGATTAAAATGCACAAAGCAAGAATAAAACTTACAGGCACTGACCCAGAGAAACTCGCCTATGTATGTGACCAGCTGCAGAAAATAGCTGAACGTACTGGTGTAGACTTATCAGGTCCAATTCCACTGCCAACCAAGAAACTAGTAGTACCAACCCGGAAATCTCCAGATGGAGAAGGAAAAGCTACCTGGGAAAAATGGGAGCTAAGAATCCACAAAAGATTAGTGGGTATTGAAGCAGATGAAAGGGCCATGAGACAGGTCATGAAGGTCAATGTTCCTGATAATGTGAGCATTGAAATAGAATTAAAAAGCTAATACTCGTATTAGCTGACTACTTATTTTTTATTATATATTCAACCAGCCGGGATAGTCTAGTTTGGTAAGGCGCGGGACTTGAAATCCCGTGGAGGAGTCCTCCGCCTGGGTTCAAATCCCAGTCCCGGCGTTAAATTTTAAACCAATATAAAAATTTGATTAAATTACAAAAAATATATTTCATATTAAAATGATTAAAGATTTTTTTTTGAATTTAAACTTTTTTTTTATAAGTAAAAATTTCGATAATTAACTATCCTCTATAAAATTCACCATTTTTTCCATATTAACCCAAAGCTTTCTAAGTGTTCTCATTGAAAATAATTTGTACTAAATCTGATTTCTTTCATTAGCATCGATTATTTAGAAAATATTTAGAAGCCATTAGTATCACACTATCAAATAAATATCTGTATTTTAAAAATTGAAAACTAAATCATACATATTATATTAGGTATCTGAGAATCCCCACTATAACTATATTTTGGCCTTACCTCAAAAGATTCCGATAATTCAATAATGTTATTAATATTTTCACAATTAAATAATTTCCAACCGTTAGAATGACCAGATTCACTAAAGCCAGAAACTTGAAATGCTCTTAATTTTTCATTATTATTTCTATCTAAACCGTATGCGTGAGGCTCAATAATCCGTTTAGTGCCTTTATAATCTATTTTAAGTCTATTTTTATTTCTAATTGCAAAACAAATTTTTTTATTCATATACTTCAACTCTCCACTAATTTTTCAAGAATATATACGATTTTAGGGTTTAAATCATCCTTTTCAACTATATTTGCTAATGCAATGCCTAAATCAACTTTATCCATACGCACACAACATACATCTGAACTATACTCAG harbors:
- a CDS encoding 50S ribosomal protein L30e; the encoded protein is MDVDRGIRVAVDTGNVTLGSDKSIQELKLGKGKLVIIAENSPEDIKEDVIYYSNLSDISVYKYEGTSVELGSVCGKPFSVATLIIKDPGDSNILEVMG
- a CDS encoding transcription elongation factor NusA — encoded protein: MTIKFSTNEIRYIALFESMTGAMVKDCIIDDSNGKLTFLVKNGDMGLAIGKRGSTVTKVQKTVDKGVEVIEHSEDPVEFISNLMAPAKVRSIRILQKENGEKIATVETDARNKRTAIGKGGQNIERARVLAKRQHNINNIVIK
- a CDS encoding 30S ribosomal protein S12 gives rise to the protein MPGLFAAKKLKKNRQNFRWKDTQYKRKLLRLDVKADPLEGAPQARGIVIEKVGIEAKQPNSAIRKCVRVQLIKNGKQLTAFAPGDGAIGFIDEHDEVMIEGIGGPSGRSMGDIPGVRWKVTKVNNVALEEMVKGKIEKPVR
- a CDS encoding 30S ribosomal protein S7; translated protein: MTQVFDKWDLEEVKVEDLGLVNYICLDEILVPHTLGRHVKRQFAKSRVSIVERLMNKVMKTQRNSGKKNKAYNMVKGAFEIINKRSKQNPVQILVKAVENTAPREETTRIKYGGIGYQVAVDIAPQRRVDLALGFITRGSMQSSFKSKRSVEEALADELLLASESDTRSFAIQKKEEKERIARSAH
- a CDS encoding elongation factor EF-2 — translated: MSRRNKMINKIKELMYDPKHIRNIGIVAHIDHGKTTLSDNLLAGAGMISSELAGDQLYLDFDEQEQARGITIDAANVSMVHQYKDHEYLINLIDTPGHVDFGGDVTRAMRAVDGAVVVVCAVEGIMPQTETVLRQALKENVKPVLFINKVDRLINELKLDANELQQRFIKIIASANKLIKSMAPEEFKEDWLSKVEDGSVAFGSAYHNWAINVPIMQKSGITFTDIYDYCKEENQKELAEKVPLHEVLLGMVVEHLPSPDIAQKYRVPNIWAGDIESEEGQTMINTSPDGPLAVMVTDVSIDKHAGEIATGRVYGGTIEKGSEIFFVGSMGKARAQQVGVYMGPERVNTDKVPAGNIVAITGAKNAVAGETITNYGNKIEAFEGLEHISEPVVTVAVEAKNTKDLPKLIEVLRQVGKEDPTVRVEINEETGEHLISGMGELHLEIIAYRINEKGVEIETSAPIVVYRETIAGTAGPVEGKSPNKHNRFYIEIEPLEDKVFQAIQNGDIKEGRVKGKELANTFIEYGLEKDEARRVWDVYRRCLFLNMTRGIQYLDEIKELLMEGFESAMDDGPIAREKVMGVKIKLMDAKIHEDAVHRGPAQVLPAIRKALYGAIMMANPTLLEPIQKVFINTPQDYMGAATREIQNRRGQIANMEQEADMVTVESKVPVAEMFGFAGDIRSAAEGRCLWSTENAGFERLPGELQKKIIREIRDRKGLSPEPYGPDHYIG
- the tuf gene encoding translation elongation factor EF-1 subunit alpha: MAKQKEHMNLAFIGHVDHGKSTLVGHLLLQSGAIAEQQLSDGEDKFRFVMDKLTEERERGVTIDLAHARFDTPKYEFTIVDCPGHRDFVKNMITGASQADAAVLVVAIDDGVMPQTKEHAFLARTLGINQLIIAINKMDLAKYDEAKFNALKDEVSELIKTVAYKPSDIEFIPLSAFEGDNITKPSENTPWYKGPSLVEALDQFAAPEKPTDLPLRVPIQDVYSITGVGTVPVGRVETGVMNKGDNVIFEPAGKAGEVKSIEMHHEMLEKAEPGDNVGFNVRGVGKNDIRRGDVAGHTDNAPTVAKEFTAQIVVLQHPGVITVGYTPVFHCHTAQVACTFLELQKKLDPATGQVKEENPDFLKTGDAAFVKVKPTKPMVIENVKEIPHMGRFAIRDMGQTVAAGMCIDLVPAK
- a CDS encoding 30S ribosomal protein S10, which gives rise to MHKARIKLTGTDPEKLAYVCDQLQKIAERTGVDLSGPIPLPTKKLVVPTRKSPDGEGKATWEKWELRIHKRLVGIEADERAMRQVMKVNVPDNVSIEIELKS